AACTCAAACCAATAATCAGATTTCAAATTAAGGAGATTTTATCCTAGTGGCATATTCATAGCTTGGCGTAGCCATTAGTATGCCACTGATACCCCTAGTATATGCTGCTCTCTTTGCATTTATATGCACTACATAGTTTACAATGGCAGTTTACATGGCATTTTTTGAACAATTGCAATGCAATTGTTCAAAAAATGTCATCAATTGCACATACTAAAATGGCCATAACTTTGGTTCTACTAACGTACAGAGGTCATTGACCTCTCGTTGGATTTGTCTTAGTCTTTGCATTTATATGCACTACATGGTTTACAAGAACTGTCTGCTTATtaattaaactttaaatttcctaTTGCGATAAAAAATCATAACTTTCCAATGAAATTAACAGTTTGTcagtcctttttatactgcattacgtgcgtctcgctacttgctgtATAATTTTgtatgacagacagacgtatacaggtattataatatagttaTCTCAACTGTATAGCATGTTGAATTTCACTAATTGCAATTTCTTTTGAACGACTTCCCAACATCCCTTGTGTTACCAAAAATGCATCTGTTTGTCTTAAGAAAATAATGCAGGCTTAATATTTATCATTTTGGACCAGTAGAACGTCCAACAGctaaaaacatttattaataTACCAAATTGGGTAGTAAACCAAGCTAATAATTAAGATTTGATTCAGGAGAATATGTTTTAGGCCTTCACAAAATACACATCTAAATGTTCCATCAGTTGCAAAATTTACCTGTCCAATGGTTACTCCAACTGAAGTGGCTAAAGAAAAGGTTACTTGTAAAGAAACACAAatctttaaaatgattttttttctattatagGATGTGATTCTGTTATTGATAAATCAACTCAGGATTTATGGACAACAGCAGAAGACTTGACAGTTTCGGGTTACAGGGCGATATTCGATGCAAATGGTGTTGACACATTGCAAGAAAGTTACAATCACGTAGCGCAAGGTGGAAGGCTGGTGTCATTTGGTAATAAATCTACATCTCTTTCTTATATAGTACTTAACCCTGTTAACTTCTTTGTGTTTTCGAAATTCTTCAGGAAAATCTAACCTAATTTTCCACAATAATTGTGATACTGTTAAATTTTCATGCCTAAAAAATTCGAACTCAATGTAACTGAATTTCGTTTTTAGGAGGTGCTACTTTAATGCCACGATCTACAGCTACAGGTACCGGGAGTGTTCGAGTATCTGATTGGATAAAGATGATGTGGAGATACAAGAATTCACCCACATTCAATCCAATGACGGTGAGTTTCCTGTTAATTTTGTGCATTATTTTTTCCCTTTGTTCAGGTTATTCTCCACCGCAGATTTTTAAGCCCTAAAGCAAAAATTGGAAAAAGAGAAAGTTGTTGATTAACTTGACACGGTTTCTTATGACCACAtgtaaaactaataaaaaaaggCTTTCCCGcagaaaacaagtttaactaaATCGATTTTGGTATCATTAGAACAAACAATTTCACGCTTGAATTCGTTACATAAATTGAATAATcaagcaaaagtttatcttcCAACTTTTCCACCTCACTTTCACACTAAATTGTTTATGCTCAAAACACGGCTGTGTCGTCAAAAACTGGTATTTTGGTTACTTGCTATGGTTTATTTTGCCGTACTGTATGCCAAAAAAATGGATGCGTACATCTGTACAGCTCTATAGCTGGCCTGGAGATTTACCATTTATTAAAACTTCTCTAACAgtgtgtttgtgttttttttgagaaaaaaaaatatacttatACTAAAATGTACTTAATCTATGAAATCATTATTTCTACTGTATACTATCTTTGTATAATATAaagtttttacaattttgttaAAAGCGTACACATACCGGGAAAGAAATTTGAGAAGAAAATATATCAGAGAATTCCTTACTCCAAAGCAAAAAAGACATTCACGGCTaccaatgtaaaaattaacaacGAGTACACCATTTATAAAAAACACCTTAAACTTTCGTGCTTTGAATTCCGAAACAAGATCACCATTTAAAGTGGATTCAAAGTAACGTTTTGTAGCTCCTGTTAAAATACAGAGTCGAGAAACAACTATCGACCTGTCGAATAAGTGttttcaatattattttttatcaaccATCTTCCGAGTGTTCCTGCAGGCCATACCCCTCTTTTTCTCTCCTCTTTCCTCTCTATATAGACCGACGACAATTCTGATATTCATCAACATTTAGAGAACAAGGTCTCCTGCCGAGAAATGTGTCCTGGGAATGAAGCTGTGTTTTTATATTATCGATTACTTTATCTCCATGTCCAGTTAGATAGTTGCAACATTACTTTCCAATAAAACATCCCTGCTATGGACCAGACCAACTATAGtagaagattaaaaaaattaaatcaaaaaggTTTATGCACTAAGAAGCAATATGTGAAAGGTCCTTTTCAAAACTTCATTTGATTATTGCTGGTAAATGTCTATTTATTAGGATTTCGTATTCTATATATGAAAATAAGGAAGTTTATGCTAACATTTTTTtggggggtggggggggggggggggggtaagcTTTGAGAGATAACTTTCTTGCTACGTGCGTTTGATGTTCTTCTTGGACTGAGCTAAATTCCCCTTTGCGCGGGTTCTTACACAGCACACATTTAAGCAATGACAATAATTCTAAGTGTAAATACAACCTTCGAATAGAAAggagaaaattagtttttgaaataactttgtaaTTTCCTAATTTGTCGGCGACATGTTGATGACATTAAATAGTGTTTTTAATTGATCTTTAATTATAATGTTAATTACGTAGATCAGATTAGTAGAAATGAGGTTAAAAGCATGTTTAACGATGCACTGGTCACGTAATAAATATTTAACCTTTTTATGCATGTTCTGGACAGCACCGCACAGTTGGTATGGCGCTTGAGACAGAACGGTTTCAGAACGTAATGCCAAGTTATGTGAGGATATTAGGTGATACACATACACACACAAAATCATTCAGTTGTGTTGCAGAAGCACgaaatttaaagttaaaaaagagaaaacattTGTGAGCTTCGAAGCGGGAATTATAAATGTGCAAGAACTTCCTCGAGGCTTAATGTTCTTAAGTAAGTGAGCAAGCAATCTGAAAATCAGTAGAGTAAGAAAGTCAGGGAATTtcgtataattttattttttatttttattaaatagaaATGTTTCGTAGCAAGTTAGAGAacgtttattttaattatagGAAAAAGGGAAATTGAAATTAGAAATTAGCTAGCCACTGTGggtttatcaaagaaattttttaattttttttttcagatgatGTCTGACAACAAAAGTGTAATGGCGTTCAACTTGAGCTTCATGTTTGGTGATAAAAATCTGATTAAGGAGTCATTTAGCGATTTATTTCAGTGGATTGAAGATGGAAGGATTAAAGTTGCTAAGGTGACGGAATATAGACTGAAAGATGTCGGCACGGCGCATCGAGATTTAGAATCAGGAAACACGATCGGTAAGTTGGTCTTGCTTACCCAAGAGGAGAGTAAGGAGACGACGAAAGAACAAGCGCAGAGTGATGACACTGAATCGCATGGCTTGTTGAAACATGAAAGTGAACAAATGCAACAACTAAATATAGCTGAGTAAACGAGGCACGATTCATGTCTTTCAGCATTTCTATTGAGATAAATGATCTTGATAATTCGAATGACGGTGGTCGTACTGAAAGTAGAGGTGAAAGTTATTGAATGTCATTTTCTTAATTCACATGTTAATTTGCGCATCTAATATGCGCGCACTTGTTTAACGCGCACGCATATTTTCGCCGCATCGACATTGCGCGACACGCCTGTAAAAGTAAAGTTAACGTATGGCAAAAAAAGTCAGAAAGCTTCAATCCCAGAAGTTAATGGACGCTAAAAAtagtgattttattttttttttttatttgatttttaaaacaCGCGAAGTAATTATATTGGattgacacaaaatgtaaatatatagTTAGAgaatatatccatatttttgaAATCTTTTTAATATTATTGGCGACAATCCTTCTCCCACTATATTTTTGCTGTGGCTGTTATATACGGCGCCAC
Above is a window of Hydractinia symbiolongicarpus strain clone_291-10 chromosome 3, HSymV2.1, whole genome shotgun sequence DNA encoding:
- the LOC130635894 gene encoding synaptic vesicle membrane protein VAT-1 homolog, whose translation is MIKIPAAGGYDQLVYTDLPECGYTEGANIKLDGHDETNCVVVETHACGVNYADVIIRWGLYESAKKYVGWPITPGFEFSGIIKKVGENVKDFKVGDKVAGVSMFGGYSQKIFVPANQIQKIPDNISMSEAAGFIAVGLTAWYAIFELCKLRKGDSVLIHSAAGGVGSMLVQMTKNIIGCHVVGVVGRSHKVDIAKELGCDSVIDKSTQDLWTTAEDLTVSGYRAIFDANGVDTLQESYNHVAQGGRLVSFGGATLMPRSTATGTGSVRVSDWIKMMWRYKNSPTFNPMTMMSDNKSVMAFNLSFMFGDKNLIKESFSDLFQWIEDGRIKVAKVTEYRLKDVGTAHRDLESGNTIGKLVLLTQEESKETTKEQAQSDDTESHGLLKHESEQMQQLNIAE